The genomic interval TTTAAAGAGTCTAATAATAAATTATATATCATTTCAAATCCCTTTAAAAAGTTATTAAATGATTCATCTTCAGATTTAAATTTTAAAGCTCCTTCGAAATATGACATTGGAACGAGTAATTTTGACACTAAACCGCTAGAAGCATATTTATTATTAATTTCTATTTGTTTATTACGATTTACAATATCAGCTGCTGCTTTTTTAACTGTTTCTAGTTCATTTGTTAAACCAGCTAATTTTTTTTCTAATTCTTCTATTAAAAGATCTTTTTCATTAACTTCTTGGTTGCCATCTTTATTGTCTTCATTTTCTTGGTTTAATTCTACTTTCTCTTCGACAATGACTTTTTCCTCGTTTTTTCCCAAACT from Mycoplasmatota bacterium carries:
- the grpE gene encoding nucleotide exchange factor GrpE encodes the protein MGKNEEKVIVEEKVELNQENEDNKDGNQEVNEKDLLIEELEKKLAGLTNELETVKKAAADIVNRNKQIEINNKYASSGLVSKLLVPMSYFEGALKFKSEDESFNNFLKGFEMIYNLLLDSLKSDGLKEINTKVNDSFDPHVHEVTEVVEVDDAKEETILEILQSGYTYKDRVIKPVKVKVSKQKIESNEIEKENDDNENENIIN